One Desulforegula conservatrix Mb1Pa genomic window, TATTGAAAGCATCGCAGAATCTTATGAAACGGGCCGCCTTGTCAGAAGCATCTATATCAAGGCATCCTGAAAGACTCATGGGCTGATTGGCAATTATGCCGACAACCCTGCCCCCGATTCGTGCAAAGCAAATTATTATATTTGTAGCAAAAAACTCCTGGGGCTCGAAAAAATAGCCGTTGTCAACAATAGAGGCTATTACCTGCTTCATGTCATAGGGCATGGAAGAGCTGTCAGGAATTATCGTGTCAAGCTCAGGGCATGACCTAAGTGGATCATCGCCCGTATCTTCATACGGAGGATCTTCCATATTGTTTGAAGGAAGAAAAGACAGCAGGCGTTTCACATTCTGAATCGTGTCCCTGTCGTCCTCGCAGGCAAAATGGGCAACACCGCTTTTCTCGCTGTGCGTTATTGCTCCGCCAAGCTCTTCAAACGATATTTCCTCGCCTGTCACTGCCTTGATAACATCAGGGCCAGTTATAAACATATAGCCGGAATTTTTAACCATGAAGACAAAATCCATCATGGCCGGAGAATATACGGCGCCTCCTGCTGTCGGCCCCATTATTGCCGCAATCTGCGGAATAACACCTGATGCTGCCGCATTTCTGAAGAATATTTCCCCAAAACCTCCGAGTGCTATAACGCCTTCCTGGATTCTTGCTCCGCCCGAATCATTCATAGCGACAAATGGCGCGCCAGCCTTCATCGCAAGATCCATGACCTTGCATATTTTCTTTGCGTGCATCTCGCCGAGTGTACCTGCATGGCTTGTGAAATCCTGGGCATAGGCAAACACTGTTCTTCCATCCACAAGGCCGAAGCCGGTAATGACGCCATCAGATGGAATTTCAACCTTATCCATGCTGAAATTATGGCATCTGTGGCCCACAAACATATCGAGTTCCTGAAAAGTACCAGGATCAAAAAACAGATCAAGGCGCTCTCTTGCTGTCAGCTTCCCTTTTTTTCTGAGCTTTTCAACGGCATCTGCGCCCCCCATTTCGAGGACCTTCTGCTCTCGCTCCTTAAGCTGTTTTATTTTTTCTTCAACACGCATATTAAAAAACTCCGGTACATGCACTGACTTGTTCCGCCCCAAAATCAAACTGTCTAATCAAATTAGACATAAGCGTAAAGAATCTTCAAGCTCTGCCCCAAGCATGATTCATGATAATAAAAAAACAAAACTTTGAACGCTTTTTTAGCCATAGTTATCAGGCGAAGATGTTTTTCGGCGGAAAAGCTT contains:
- a CDS encoding acyl-CoA carboxylase subunit beta gives rise to the protein MRVEEKIKQLKEREQKVLEMGGADAVEKLRKKGKLTARERLDLFFDPGTFQELDMFVGHRCHNFSMDKVEIPSDGVITGFGLVDGRTVFAYAQDFTSHAGTLGEMHAKKICKVMDLAMKAGAPFVAMNDSGGARIQEGVIALGGFGEIFFRNAAASGVIPQIAAIMGPTAGGAVYSPAMMDFVFMVKNSGYMFITGPDVIKAVTGEEISFEELGGAITHSEKSGVAHFACEDDRDTIQNVKRLLSFLPSNNMEDPPYEDTGDDPLRSCPELDTIIPDSSSMPYDMKQVIASIVDNGYFFEPQEFFATNIIICFARIGGRVVGIIANQPMSLSGCLDIDASDKAARFIRFCDAFNISILTIADVPGFLPGSQQEWAGIIRHGAKLLWSYSEATVPKLLLITRKAYGGAYIAMSSKHLGADMVFAWPSAEIAVMGAEGAANIIHRREIKDAAVPHEKRKEKIEEYEELFSNPYCAASIGFVDAVIVPSETRARIASALIVMSTKREARPAKKHGNIPL